CTACAGAAAATACAACTTCTAAAGATTGCAGTGCTTCTATCGTCGCGAGTTTTCTTATATTTGTATGAACCATTTGTGTCGATAGAAAAAATAGGTATGTCGCAAGTACACCAGAAAAAAGGGCAACTAAAAAACTCGATGCGACTTGGGCTGGTTCTGGCACACCACTTCTAACAAAGCCAACAATTGAGCAAACGAGCCATGTCGGGAGACTACAAACTAGCATGGCTAAAATACGTTCATCTGTATTTAGCTTAGCGGTCTGATGATTAACTATCATGATTTTGCGATTACCTAAAGGGTATGCAAATGCTGCAATTAGTACCGCAATGAAAGCAACTAATAAACTTGTCACATTAGCCAATGCCATATGCTGTAGCTCAATGATGACAATGCCTAACAAGATAACACTGAAAATGAGGCCATCTTGCCTACTAATACGGCTTTGCTTTCTCTTTGATAAGTTAGGTTCTAGAAATGGCGCAAGCACGCTACCCGCAATAATCGTAATTTGCCAAGTGCTTGCTATAAGCCAGCCCGGAGCCAGTGACGATGCAAAGCATAAGGGGATATAAAACAAGCCAAAAGCAACCTGACTCCATAAAAACCAGGATTTCCAGTTTTCTTTGATCGTATGAAAAACAAGCGTTAGATGACTATTTCTTTTTAAGATGACAACAATTAAAAAGAAAGGAATCATAAATAGAAATCTTAAAGAGGCCGTCCAAAGCCAATCCCCTCCGCTACTTGCCATCGACTGATTTAAAACAAATGTAACTGAGAAAAAAAACGATGCTAAAACACCTAATAAAAATGCCATGACTCACTACTCCTATTGACTAAAAAATGTGTTAAAAACTAAAATATATCGCATATAGCTTATAGATTAACTATTTCTTATCTTTCAATATCTGCTGGATAAATCATCACACTTATAGCTCTTACTTTAGCAGCTGTTTGATTCAAATAAGTATGCGCTATGTTGGCATCAAATTTAAGACATGCATTTTCTTTGCATATGATGCGTTCTTCTCCCAGTAGCATCGTTAGCTGACCCTCTAATACAAAAATAAGCTCCTTTGACCCCTTAATATGTGCTTGTGACTCTCTATTTGCATTTGCTGCTAATTCTAGGTAGAAACACTCAAAATTGTCTGTTGGTAACCAACTAAAAATAGAGGAGATGCTGACCAGTTCGTCTTTTGAGTCGATTTTGGTTAGCTCATCCATATTGACTAGGGTATGCGCTGTCTTAAATTCACTAAAAAAATAAGAGATAGGTACCGACAATCCTGTCGCTATTTTCCACAAACTATCGATTGAAGGAGATGTCAACCCTCTCTCTATATTATTAATACTTGGCTTACTAACACCTGTTAACTCTGATACTTTTTCTAATGAGTAGCCTCTATCTTCACGAATTTTTTTTAATCTCATGCCAATTACTTCTGAAATCATGCGCCACCCTCTAATATCTATTATCTTGTATTTATTTTACTATTATAGATTTAAACTATCGGTATGTCAAGTAACAGCCGATGAATAAGTTATCTATTTTTAAAAATAAGGGCTATACTGTTAAGTGAATCAAAAAAATGAGATCGATTGATCTCATTTTTTTCATCTATGCATTATCTTAAATAGGCATGAAAATACTAAACTCTATTCTCCTGATTTTTTCAAGCCAGCTATCAAAATTGATTCTGAGCAAAATAATTTTCTAGGCTACGTTTATATGACTTGACCTCTTCTGATAAAGCTGAGCTCTTTTTCTTAATGAAAATCAAGGTATTTGCATTACCATCTTCTAGTGGGATAACCTTAATGCCATGCACACTCGCTTGATCGATAAAGCCTGAACCAGTCGCATAAGCATCTGTTCTCTCCAAAATACCATTTAGAGAGGCACGGTCAGTCACATTAAATATTTTTGTATTTTCAAATGTTTCCACTAAATCTTCTGAATAGTACAAGAACTGCTCATTTTCTTGAGTAAATCTAACGCGGCTCAAGGTTCTCAAATCATCATTTGTTAGAAAGGCCTTACTTGCTAGCGGATGGCTTTGTCTCAAATAAATGTGTGTCTTAAACGTCATCAGCTCATCAAAATCAAGATCTAACTTGTCCAGCATCCTAGTAATACCTAGCCTATTTTGGTTGTTCAGATAAGCAATCCCTACGTCTGAAACACCATCAGAAACTTCAGTCAAGATATTATAGGTCGTTGACTCAAACAGCCTAATATTTTTTATGTCTGGATTCTTTTCAGAAAACTCTACAGAAACAGGGGCTAAGAAATCATAATGCTGACTAGCAATCGAAAAATTATGTTGCAAGGTTGCTGGTGACATGTACTTAGCTTCAAAGGTGTCAAAATCTCTCAAGACACTCTGGGCTTGCTCATAAAAACGCTCACCTGCTATAGTGAGACTGACACCTGTATTGAGCCGATCAAAAATCTTAAAGCCAAGTTCTACCTCAAGATCCTTGACCGCAATCGACATAGACGGTTGACTGACATACAGTTGTTCACTGGCTTCTCTAAAGGTACCAGTATTTGCAATAGCGACGATGTATCTAAGTTGCTTAATATTCATTTTTACTCCAATAAAAGTGTATAAACTATATTATACACTTTTATCCTTTTTCACCATTTTTTGATAATCACTTAGCCAAGTGCTAAATCAGCGATTTCTTTTTGTCTCTTTTTCGTTAAGCCTTTTAAGACTAAGTCATAGGATGCTTTGATCATCATTTTCATCGTCTCATCGGGTACTTGGTTCGCTAGTAAATCAATCGAGTTCCAATGTAACTTATTCATATAGTAACCAGGTACAATAGTCTCATACTGCTCACGTAACAATTCACCATCTTCTGGTTTAAGCTTTACTGTCAAAATAGGCTTTCCAGATTTATCAGTACCCATCATACCAAATAGCTTATCATCAATCAGCAGACGAGTTGCACCCCACTCAGCCTTATAATCTGTTTTGGCAGCAGGAAAAGTCAAGGCATATTGGCATATTTCAGATACTTGCATACGAGCTCCTTTACAAAGCGTTACGATACAGGTGATTTTTGTTTTCTATTTTCCCAAAGCTCACAGCTATATTTTTCACACCACAAGTCAAAATTTTCTTCATCAGATTTGGTTTGCTTGATAAAAATATCATCTACTTCGACATTCAGTGCTTTAGCAATTTTAAACGCTAAATCTAATGACGGATCATATTTATTATTCTCTACTGCGTTGATTGATTGGCGAGTTGAGTGTGTCAATCTTGCCAAATCTTCTTGAGAAAACTTCATCGCTTTACGTAATTTCTTAATGTTATTTTCCATAGCCCCTCTACTTTCTATAGTGTCATTTCTATCACTCAACTAGTAAACTAAACTATATGATGCTACTAGCGATTATCTCTTACCTCATACAACAAACAACGACTATTGCTAAGTCTGCTTACTTGTTTTTTAAAAAACTGAGTGGGTCATTTCATGACTATTTTTTGGTATTTCTTCATTTTTTGTCAAAAGACCTTTACGCTCTAATTGTAATATAAATTCGTATTTTTGACAAGGAAATGGGATTAAAAAATCTGTCATCATTGACAGATTCATTAACTACATATTAGAAGTTTTTTTGTTATTTAACGTCCCTTTGAGGCTAACTTAACAGCCAAATTACCAATTAATTGCGTGATAAAAACAATAATTAATACCAAGATCAATGACATAAATGTCACGTCTTTTTGATTTCTTTGATAGCCGACTTGAATCGCCATGGCACCTAAACCACCACCACCAACGATACCAGCCATGGCAGTTAAGCCAATCAGATTAATAATTGTAAAACTAGATGCACGAATAATTGAAACCAAACCTTCTTTTAAATAAACTCGGAAAATAATACCGAAAGTTCCTACACCCATGGCACGCGCTGCTTCTACCACACCTGGATCTACTTCTAATAAGGCATTTTGAATTTGACGTGCAAAGAAAGGAATTGTTCCGATGACGATCGGCACCGTTACGGCTGTCGTCCCAACACTCGTGTGCACAATCAAGCGCGTAAAGGGTACGATGATAGCTAGCAAAATAATGAAAGGAATTGAGCGACCTATATCAACTAATTTATCTAAAATAAGGTAAATCACTCGGTTTGGTGTTAAGCCATCTTTGTTTGTAACCAGCAATACAATCCCGATTATTAAGCCAATAATACCTGCTATAATGCCAGATACAATGATCATTTGCAAACTTTCAAAAGTCGCAACCCGAATATCTGGCCATATTTGGTTTACATTTGGAAATAGCTTATCCATCAGACGATTACCTCCTTATTTTCAGTACGGACAACTTTTGAAATCCGTACCCCTTGCTCAGCTAGATAAGCACTTACTTCTGTCAGATTTGGTTCTTGACCACTTGCGTCTTCTAGTGTGACAAGGAGAGTACCAATCGGTACATTTTGTAAAAATTCGATATTACCATATAAGATATCTGCTGTAACAGCAAAGCGCTTGAAGAGCTCAATAATAATCGGCTCTGCTGCATTGGAAAACTTGAGTTCATATACTGTTTTATCCGTATAGCGTAATAATTTCTTCTCAGCTTGTTCTACATGCGTTGCTGTTCTAATAAAGTCTCGTGTTAGTGGCGCTTTAGGCTCGTCAAAGATATCAACGACACGACCATGCTCAATGACACGACCATTTTCCATGACGGCGACTTTGTTACAGATTTCCTTGACAACCTGCATTTCGTGCGTAATAATCACGATCGTAATCCCTAATTTTTGATTGACTTCTTGTAGTAATTCAAGTATTGCTAAAGTCGTTTTAGGATCTAATGCTGACGTTGCTTCATCACAAAGTAGTATTTTAGGGTCATTAGCTAGCGCACGCGCAATCGCGACACGTTGCTTTTGACCGCCTGATAATTTGTTAGGATAAGCATCCTTCTTATCCAAAATCCCAACTAAACTTAATAAATGATCCACCTTGGCTGCTATTTCTTGTTTTGACAAGCCAGAGCCTTTCAGAGGAAAGGCGACATTATCAGCAATCGTACGTGATGTCATCAAATTAAAATGTTGAAAAATCATGCCAATCTTCTTGCGTTCCTCACGTAAAGCACGAGGCGATAGCTCGACAAGGTTTTTTCCTTCAACGATAACTTTACCAGTTGTTGGTTTCTGAAGTAAGTTAATCACACGAACTAGTGTCGACTTACCAGCACCAGAATAGCCAACGATACCGTATATGTCTCCCTTATCTACCTGAAGAGAGACTTGGTCGACAGCAACTACCTCACTATTTTTTTGTGTGAATCTCACACTAATATCCGTTAAATTTATCATATGATTATTCTACCATTTTCTAAGATAATCTGTTCATCCTTTTTATTAAATATGACAAAAGCTTGAGTATCAACTCAAGCTTAGCCTAATCCTATCTACCTTGTTTACCTTACTTTGTTGTATCCCAAGCAGGATAATCATTTGTTGATTGAATAATTTTAGCAATTTCTGGTGTTTGGTAGGCTTTCAAAATTTTCTTGAAATCTTCCTTATTTTTGTCTTCTTTACGTACAGCGATGATATTTTTATAGAGTTCGCTGACTTTGTCTAAGTGGTCAGTATCAATGTAGATCGCTGACTTTTTAGGTGTTGTATGTAACTGGTCAGTCACATAGTTGGTATTGATAAAGGCCGCTGTCACATCTGGTAATGTCGATACCAATTGGTCTGCTTGAATGGCTTTAATCTCAATTTTAGTTTTATAAGACGCAATGTCTTTTACATCTGGTGATTCAGGCGCATCTGCTTTAAGTTTAATGACACCGAGTGCTTGAAGTGCTTGTAAAGCACGACCACCATTTGTTGGGTCATTAGGGATTGCAACTTTATCGCCATCTTTCAATTCTTTTGGATCTTTAATTTTATCAGAGTAAAGACCAAAAGGTGAAATGATCGTAAAGCCAACATAAGTCAGATCTTTTTTATTTTCTTTATTATAGTTGTTGAGGTAGGCAACGTGTTGGAAGCTGTTCAAATCAAGCGACCCATCCGCGAGTGCTGGATTTTCTTCTGTATACCCACTAAATAATTTCACGTCAATTTTAATTTTGTCTTTTTTCAATGAATCACTAACTTTTTGCCAGATTTCTTTTTGTTGATCACTAGCGACACCCACAGTATACGTTTTGACACCGTCTTTGCTAGCATCTGATTTTTTAGCACCACATGCTGCAAGTGATGCGACTGCAAAGATAGCGATAAGTCCTGTCGCAACTTTAGTCCATTTTTTCATAATTCTTTTCCCCCATAAATTCCTGTTTGATTAGTTGACTAGGATTAGTATAACACTAAGTTGCACAGGTGCGTCTTATTGATTTTTTATAACAGACTTTAAATTTTTCTATATCAAATACGGTCATAATTCCCTTTAATCGTCTGAATACTGACTTGTAATCGTTTTCTCTCAGTACTTGAGAGCGAGGGAATTACACGCTCCACCACACCTTGTTCCAAAGATATTTTTACTAGCGTACTATAATAGCAACCTGCTGTTTCATCGTAGGACGAAATCGGCAAAAGTTCCCCAGTGTCTTGTTCTAGGACACTGATTATCCTAGCGACACTTGAGGCGATACCAAACGCAGTATGCTGCTTGGCTGCATATATCTCCCATCCCGTCTTGGCTGCTAATTTTTCAATCACATCCGACACATCAAGAGCAACCTGGCTCTCACCATGTTCTCCAATCACCAAAACATCATCACGGCCAGATCGATTCATGAGTCGATTCGTATCAATTAATGTCCCACTCCCGATGACTTTTCGCTTGTCACTCCCAGTTAATTCTGCTAGATACAAGGCAATAACATCACAGGGATTGGTAACAGAAATGATCACGCCTGAAAATCCTGACGCTACGATTTTAGGTGCAACGTCTTCAACAATCTTCGATGTGACACGTAATTCTGCAAGCCGATCTGTCGCATTTTCTAAAACAGTAATATCTCCTGCACAAAAGACGAGTATGTCGGCAGTCTTAAGCGCTGCATAATCATCCTTGATGAGTACAACTTTATTTGGTAAATTGTGTATGGTATCTGATAATTCCAAATACTCCGCTTGGACTTTCATTTTATTTTCATCAAGTAATACCAATTCATCAGCTAATCCTTGTAGGCATAAAGTATAGGCCAAAGTTGACCCTACATGCCCTACCCCGATAATTCCGATTCTCATTTTTTTCACACTTTCTTTTTTCATATGCTTGCAATTCTATACGTATCATGATAAACTAATGGAGTAAAAAATACAAACACAAGGGGTACCGCATGGGCGGTTGAGATTTACCCTCAGAACCTGATGCGGTTAATACCGCCGTAGGGATGTGTCGATTTGATCATTGTTTATCATGATTGATCAACTCGCTTCTGATGACCCCTCCTTGTGAATTATAAGGAGATTTTTTTATGTCGCAAAAACAAGTCTTTAGCATTCGCACCCTAGCAGAAATTGCTATCGTTGCTGCTCTCGCCATGGCACTTTCGCTAATCCCACTCCAAGTGATGTGGTTTGAGATTAGTCTAGGCACACTACTTATCGCCCTGATTGCTCTTCGTCACGGGACACTTATCGGCATCATAACAGGTCTCATCTGGGGACTGCTACATTTTGTTCTCGGCAAGGTTTATTTTTTAAGTGTGCCACAGGTACTCATCGAATATGTCCTGGCATTTTCTTTTGCCGGGTTTGCTGGACTGGCAAGGCAACCCTTTATCAAAACGGGTAAAGATCGCTTTATTGTACTAGCAGTGGTATTAGGCGCTTTGGCTAAATATTTTTGGCACTTTGTCGCGGGGGTTATTTTTTGGAGTGACTATGCCTGGAAGGGCTGGGGCGCAGTAAGTTACTCGCTAATTATCAATGGTGTCAGTTGCCTACTCACACTGATCGTAGGCAGTATCATTCTACTCGTCATCAAAAAAGCAGCACCAAAACTTTTTAAAGTTTAAACATAGCATGAAAAGTGTGATCGCTCACACTTTTTTGATATCTTTGATTTATTTGATATAATAATAACATTAGTGTATTTTTAGGCAATGTCTAACATATACCTGATAAATAAAGTAAATAAAGGTGGTTACATATCAATGTCATGGTTAATTAGGCTCATCAAAGGTGTCATCATAGCACTTGGTTTTATCCTGCCAGGTGTTTCGGGCGGCGTCCTTGCTGCTATCCTAGGCTTATACGAACGCATGCTTGGCTTTCTTGCGCATATTCGTGAAAACTTCAAGGCAAACTTCCTCTACTTTTTACCTGTGGGTATTGGTGGGGTTTTAGGTGTTGGTCTATTATCCCGGCCACTAGAATTTCTATTGGTTCACTATCAGGTGATTGTCCTTTGGGGATTTTCAGGTGCCATCATCGGTAGCTTACCATCACTATGGCAAGAATCGGAAAAAGAAAGTAAGCGTGATAAAGCGGACTTGGCTTGGTTAATCGGCACCTTTGTCATCAGTCTCGTCTTCTTATACACCCTGCCCTATCTCTTTGGCACATTACCAGCTAATTTTGCTACCTTCATCTTAGCCGGAGCCCTAATCGCATTAGGGGTACTAGTGCCTGGCCTATCGCCATCAAATCTACTCTTAATTTTGGGCCTCTACTCTCCTATGTTGATAGGGTTTAAAAACTTCGATTTACTCAATGTGTTTCTCCCCATCGCAATCGGCGGTGCCCTCGCTATGTTCTGCTTTGCAAAAGGGATGGAATACCTTTTAACCACCTATCATTCACGTGTCTTTCATTTTATTATAGGGATAGTCTGTGCATCAACCATTTTAATTCTCGTACCTAATCCACAAGCTGCTGAGAGTATCAGTTACTCAGGAAGCACTTTAATTACCGGCTTACTTGCTATTGTATGTACAGCACTCGGTTTGATTTTAGGCTTATGGATGAGTCGACTTGAGGACAAATACAAATGAAAAAACAAAAGCTAAAAAAGACGCTTGTCGATCAAATTCTGGATAAGGCTGGTATCGCGCACGACGCATTAGCCTTAAACGCACTTAAGGATGAGCTGCCAGATGATATCACTAAAGCTGACATCTATAAAACATTAGCCCTTACAAATGGGATTGATCCAATCATCGGTATTGTCCCATTAACAAGACATCTCTCTGAAAAAAAATTAGCCAAAGTCTCTGGTATGAAAAAAGTCAGTATGATTCCGCAAAAAGACTTGCAGAAAACAACTGGCTACATCCATGGTGCCAATAATCCTGTCGGCATTCATCAAAAACATGCATTTCCCATTTATATCGATGAAATCGCCTTGTCAAAACCAGTTATGATTGTATCTGCTGGTGAAGTAGGCCGCAGCATTCGGATTCAACCTCAGCTACTTGCTGATTTCGTACATGCCAGCTTTGCTGATATCTCAGAAGCAGCACCTCACTAAACGATCACATAGATCGTTTTTTATATGCTTGCTAATGTGATCGTTTTATTGTATACTTAATTTATTATTTAGGTTTACAATTGAAACCTATTTCAGAAGGGACGATGACCTTAACTTTATCTATTATCATAATCAGTGGGCTATTTTACATAGGGCATCTCGATTCTATTTGGATATCTGTTAAGGCATCAGAAAACAAAAAATGACGCATAATAAAACACAACGCCTAGCAATTATCGCTATTGCTGCGGCTTTCCTAGCAATCTCAAGCCAAATTACCATCCCCTTACCCATCGTGCCACTGACGCTACAAACCCTTGCTGTCGGCATTATTGCCACTATACTTACGCCATTGGACAGTATACTTGCTATTCTTGTTTATCTAATTCTTGGTGCAATCGGGTTACCAGTATTTGCTGGTGGTGCTGCTGGATTCGGTGTCATTCTCGGACCAACAGGCGGATTTTTGATAGGCTTCTTATTTCAAGCACTACAGGTCGCTCAGTTAAGTAAACTGGCTCTCTTAGTGAAAACAGCACGTGGTAAATTAGCTTTATTCATCATTGCGAATCTGATTGGTACGATTTGGTGTTTGGCTATAGGAACCGCCTGGCTTGCAGTTGTTGCCCGCTTATCGCTTCAAGCAGGATTTAAGCTTGGCTTTCTACCCTTTATTATACCTGGTATTGTCAAGGCAATTCTTGCAGCAATCATCGCTTACTATATCCGACGTGCATTGAAGTCTAATCGCTACTTCACTAGTAGCCATGTAAAGTAAGGCATGAGTGCTTTAAATTTTCATACTGTTTAATCAGATAGAGTTGTATTTTTCAGGCAAAAAAGCTAAAATAGTCTTATGCTAGTTCACCTATTAATTGCTATATATCCAATACTATTATTTATACTGATTCTACTACTTTTCAAGTTTTTCAAAATCAGACAATTTTCGTCAATTAACGTGCCAGATATTGTCACCTTCTTTTTGATTCTTGGTTTACATCTATTTTCACGTCAAATCACGCATATTAGTATATTGCCTTACTTTTTAATGCTCATGTCTATTATAGCACTCGTCCTGCTCTCTCTAGACTTATTCTATAATCGACACTTTGAAGCAAAACATTTTCTCCATTTTTTTTGGCGAATCACTTTTTTTGTCACCTTACTACTCTACATCTTAATGGTTGTCATCATTTTCCAAACATAAAAAAATAGCGGTAAAATCGCTATTTTTTTATGTTTTCGTCTCAATCATTTAGTCAGCTCATCAACCAGTTTCTGAAATTCTTCATTAGTCAAGGTAACCCCTTTTCCCATCTTGCTATAATCAGGTGACCACTGGCGAATATCAAACTTTGCGGGTGAATCATTCCATGACACACGTGTCAGTTCTTTTTTCCACCCTTTATCATTTTCAGATAGGACAATCAAATGTTCCTCAATTTCAAATTTAAACTCGCTCATATTAGCTCCATTCCATTTTAAGTCTTATTACTATTATACGCAATCTTACACAATTTTTCTTATAATATGATATAATTTTGCTATGAAAAAAATATTAGAAAAAATAGGCCATTTTTTCCCTCGGCCTACTATAGGAGCAAAGACAGTTATTGACTTAGAGGTGCTCGCAAATCTCGAACTTGCGCAATCCTTTAACCATCCAGTCTATCTCCATTTTAATAAAAAAAATACAGAGTTAACTAGTTTTGCAGCTAACATAGTAAACATTACAGAACGCCAAGTCGTGACAAAAGATATCGGGTCAAATCAAATTCGAATTATCTTATTAAATAAGATTAAAAAAGTAAGTTTTGTACCTGAAAGTGTCATAACAGCTATGATAGATAAAAAAAACGCTTAGACTTTAGTAGTCTAGGCGTTTTATTTCGACTCCTGTCTGTTGCTTAACAGCATCAATAGCATGATGATAGCGACTGAGATAGCCTTTCTCATCTCGTACGTCACCTGTATCATCTAGTAACACAACCTTATCCATCAGATTAAACTCTACTAATTGCCGCATTAATTCTTCATGGAACTCGTGTCGTGATGACTCCCACGCCATATTCCTAAAGCCATCATCAATATATTTGGTGATGGGTGGGATGACCAAAATCAAATCCATCTGCTCATCCCGAATGATTTTTTGAAATAGCGGTTCTAGCTGTGCTTGATTTTCTTCACTGAGATAGAGTTTGGCATAAACACGTGTCACAATGGCGTCTGTATCCAGAAAAACAATCCCTTGATTAGCAGGTGAGTTGATTTCTTTAGAATTGACATCATATTGTCCCGTGATTAAACGGGCATAATCAGACATTTCAAGTTCGTCATCGTTAATATTTGAATACTCTTCATAGCTTCTAGCATACTCTTCTGAAAAAGGTGCATTGATAGATCTAGCAAGTCGTCTAACAAGTGTTGATTTACCAGTAGAGGCAGACCCCATCAGGGTCACGACTTTGGAAAACTGGCGACGAAAGACACGATTAATATCCTGCCAATAGGCTTGGGGATTTTCACGGATCATCGTGGCTGAAATTTGGATATCATGTCGATCGGCTATCTCAACAGTATAGGTATTGCCATCATCTGTCGGAAAACGTTTATACAGCTCGGTCACATATTCTGCTTCTCCAACATAAAAAGTGACCTCTAAATTTTCCGATTCAGTATTAGCTTGAATTAGCGCAAATAACCGACTAGTCCACTCATCCCAGCCATGTGGCATTTCAGGAATACCATTCTCATCGAGCTTAACAACCTTAATGGCTGCCTCGTCGTTAAAGGCCTCGCGTAGATAGCGAAATCTTTTATCTAAATGAAGGCCTATTTGAGAACCACGATCACCATCATATCCTGATACGATCAATAGCATCCCTTCATTAAGTGCAGATGTCTTATAAATTTGTTGTTGATGACCTGTATGCAAGGGCGCAAAAGTACCAAAGTAAACGCCTATCTTTTTGCCTACTAGCTTTCCTTTTGAAATATTATTTGTTTGCATAATTATCCTATTTCCTACCGTTTATCCGTTAATCTATCCTTGACTCAGCATGATAGCATGCCTTAAACTTGTCGTTTTTTTATTGATCTCAGAAAGGCAATCACACTTGGTAGTAGCGTCACGACGATAATACTCATGATGATAGCAGAGAAGTGTTCTTTGACAAAAGGAATGTTACCAAACAAGTAACCAGATCCCGTGGCAATCAAAGACCATGATAGAGCTGCTATAAAAGCACGCTTCACAAATTCTCTGATTGGAAATTGGCTAATCCCTGCTACAAACGGGACAAAGGTTCTAATAATCGGAATATATCTACCTAAGATAATGGCGATCGAGCCATTTTTCTCAAAATATTGCTCAGCTTCATCAATATGCTTTTTCTTAATTAATTTGCTGAATAAATGATGTTCAATCAATTTATTACCAACTGTATGCCCAATTAAGAAGTTACAGACATCACCTAAAAAAGCA
The DNA window shown above is from Lactococcus paracarnosus and carries:
- a CDS encoding DUF368 domain-containing protein encodes the protein MSNIYLINKVNKGGYISMSWLIRLIKGVIIALGFILPGVSGGVLAAILGLYERMLGFLAHIRENFKANFLYFLPVGIGGVLGVGLLSRPLEFLLVHYQVIVLWGFSGAIIGSLPSLWQESEKESKRDKADLAWLIGTFVISLVFLYTLPYLFGTLPANFATFILAGALIALGVLVPGLSPSNLLLILGLYSPMLIGFKNFDLLNVFLPIAIGGALAMFCFAKGMEYLLTTYHSRVFHFIIGIVCASTILILVPNPQAAESISYSGSTLITGLLAIVCTALGLILGLWMSRLEDKYK
- a CDS encoding YbaK/EbsC family protein, encoding MKKQKLKKTLVDQILDKAGIAHDALALNALKDELPDDITKADIYKTLALTNGIDPIIGIVPLTRHLSEKKLAKVSGMKKVSMIPQKDLQKTTGYIHGANNPVGIHQKHAFPIYIDEIALSKPVMIVSAGEVGRSIRIQPQLLADFVHASFADISEAAPH
- a CDS encoding biotin transporter BioY, whose product is MTHNKTQRLAIIAIAAAFLAISSQITIPLPIVPLTLQTLAVGIIATILTPLDSILAILVYLILGAIGLPVFAGGAAGFGVILGPTGGFLIGFLFQALQVAQLSKLALLVKTARGKLALFIIANLIGTIWCLAIGTAWLAVVARLSLQAGFKLGFLPFIIPGIVKAILAAIIAYYIRRALKSNRYFTSSHVK
- a CDS encoding DUF3397 family protein, translated to MLVHLLIAIYPILLFILILLLFKFFKIRQFSSINVPDIVTFFLILGLHLFSRQITHISILPYFLMLMSIIALVLLSLDLFYNRHFEAKHFLHFFWRITFFVTLLLYILMVVIIFQT
- a CDS encoding YdbC family protein; its protein translation is MSEFKFEIEEHLIVLSENDKGWKKELTRVSWNDSPAKFDIRQWSPDYSKMGKGVTLTNEEFQKLVDELTK
- a CDS encoding nicotinamide-nucleotide adenylyltransferase, which produces MQTNNISKGKLVGKKIGVYFGTFAPLHTGHQQQIYKTSALNEGMLLIVSGYDGDRGSQIGLHLDKRFRYLREAFNDEAAIKVVKLDENGIPEMPHGWDEWTSRLFALIQANTESENLEVTFYVGEAEYVTELYKRFPTDDGNTYTVEIADRHDIQISATMIRENPQAYWQDINRVFRRQFSKVVTLMGSASTGKSTLVRRLARSINAPFSEEYARSYEEYSNINDDELEMSDYARLITGQYDVNSKEINSPANQGIVFLDTDAIVTRVYAKLYLSEENQAQLEPLFQKIIRDEQMDLILVIPPITKYIDDGFRNMAWESSRHEFHEELMRQLVEFNLMDKVVLLDDTGDVRDEKGYLSRYHHAIDAVKQQTGVEIKRLDY
- a CDS encoding VTT domain-containing protein, translating into MINFILHIDDYIYSMAQSVGGWTYLILFLVIFVETAAIVMPFLPGDSLLFAAGALAANPKMGFNVVIFLFLFFLAAFLGDVCNFLIGHTVGNKLIEHHLFSKLIKKKHIDEAEQYFEKNGSIAIILGRYIPIIRTFVPFVAGISQFPIREFVKRAFIAALSWSLIATGSGYLFGNIPFVKEHFSAIIMSIIVVTLLPSVIAFLRSIKKRQV